The following nucleotide sequence is from Zingiber officinale cultivar Zhangliang chromosome 10A, Zo_v1.1, whole genome shotgun sequence.
AATTGGATCTTGTCATATCACTATCATGTTTTGCCTCTGTTAATTGCATTTCTGATTGGGTCAGGCCATGTCTAATTTTGGCAACTGTAGATTTAGCCCTTAAAGTTGCAACATACATAATAGGAAGTCTTACCATACAAAATGCCAATGCTCCTCCAAAAAGCATAAGTAGGCAGCTTCGCATTATGTGTTTTGTGCTATCAAAGTAATTGCTTTCCTTAAACTTATCCCAAGGATCCAAAACTAGAGAAAGGACAGCAGTTATGATTGCCATTACCGGTGTCACATAACTCATCAAAGTGATTGGATTCTTCAAACCTGCATAATATGAACTAAATGAATTACATATCTCCTGTCGTATGCTAGGAGGCTTAGATGATGGAGGAAAGATTGCTTTTTCTTCCGACTGTGGCTAAATGTGGCATGGGTAATGCAGAAATCAATAAAGAAATCCCTTGCTTACCGTATGCCTCTTTCTTCATTGATGGATTTGATGCCAATTCACATACAAAGTAAAAGTTAGCTAATGATGATTAAGATCAAGAAGATAAAATGAAAATACCAAGTATAAAATGCATCTGTAGTGACCAACCTGCAAGAGAATCTGAGTCATGCACCAGCGAAAACCAGCCATAACAGCGGATAACATAACAAAAATGAAGCCCCAGAACTCAAACTTTGTCTCTTTTGTAACTGAAACAGCAggcaaagtgaatttgaaaatatgaaagtgcaaaaaattttagatttaacaaTATAGCCAACTATTTTAACTTGAAAGATGCACCAAAGCAACATCAAATTTCAGCTGATATGTTTCAGAATTTAGATTAAAAGTTGCAGAAGAACTAGAATGCTTCCAAGAGgcacagaaacaaacacaatctCCAAAAGAAGATATCTTAGATGACTATCAGAGACAAATAACTGCCACGAGGTAGAAGCTAAAAGAGTTAAACACGTGATTTCTGAGTTCTCAACTATTTTGGAAAGTGACATCTATTAAATTCTAATATCCTAGTGGAACAAGGATTTAGCTTCACACCTGTTTATTTGATTAATAACTGAAACAAATTCAAACAAAACAGAGCTAATGTAACAATCCTTATGTGTTAAGGTAAAACAAGCTTCTTGCATGATTCCACTACGCATGTCATAGAACAAATATTCGAAAGAACCATCAAGatcaaaaaattaaacaaatgacATGCAAAAGGTAGAATAGGATAGCATTTGTATCCCAAAAGGTATTTCAGACAAACGGGGGACTGAATATTCAGCAACAGGACATATGATGCAGAAATTTCAAACTCTTAACGATTAAAATATTTTCACTGAGAGGTGAATAGAACATTTGCACCCTACTACCCTTGCATTATTGGTACTGAAAAAAATGATTTATCATGCTAtaaatgttgaaaaataaaattaagtttagACAGTGTGAGGCTGAACACTGTTAATGAAGATTTATCATGCTATAAatgttcaaaaataaaattattacctGTTAATAAAACGCCAACAGAAATAATAAGCATAATGCCTACAAGCTTCAAATTAGGTTTCTCCAACCTTCAAAAGCATAGAAAAGGATTATAGTATAACTCAAATAATATCAGGTACATAACCAACAGCAAcgctattgaaaaaaaaaacagatttaaACATTTACCTGAAGGCAAAAGCAAACATAAGGAGAAATATAGGAGTGGCTGATTTGCACTGCAAAGAGGGTACAGAATTTGTAATTGAAGTAGACTGCAACTCTAAGAGCACTGTAACCAATAAAATGCAAAATAGTCGGAGAAAAAAATTGCGAGCCAGTAGTCAGGGCATACCATTGTTGCAAATGTCACAGTTATAAATACAAGAGACTCATTGCTTAAATTCACATCTAACGCAGTTCCAATAGCAGTTGGAACAACTGCAAAAAAATCCCCACAAAGCATTAGCATTTATCAGGTACAGCAAAGGGAAGAATGTACAAAAACAAAATAAGGGCTAGATCTCCAATAAGAGATGACGTATGAGTAAGCATGGCTTCTTGTAAGTGACATACATAAGAGAAGAAATAAAAGATCAAAGAACTATAAAGAATCCAGAAGCTAGAGAAGTAAAAAATGAACTTGGGTGACAAAGAAGCAATAGATGAATAAGGAAAAAAGCTACTCAGATACAGAAGTATTCACAATTTTACTTAAAGGTCTAGAATATTCAGTTACAAAATGTCACttgaaaaaataaacaaaagaaatactATTAATTCAGCCTCATTCCAAACCAGGAAACAAATTTAAGCAAAGTTTGACTCAGCATCGTCTCCCCTGCATGGGGTTCCATACAACAAAGATAACTTGAAACACAAATACTAGAAAATATGAAGAAAACTTATTCCAGAATAAATCTAAGAACATAccattaatataaaaaaatcaagGTAGCAGAGAAGAGAATGCTCTAAGATGGACAAGTGGAGTTTTGAAAAAGGATAAAATACGAAAAACTAATATATGAGATCAAGTAAGTGTAATTTCAATAGATGATAGAGTGAGAGAAAATAAGATGAGAAGGTATAGACACATCCAAAGATGACCAATAGAATTAATAGTCAAAATAGTTAAATGTAAATATCTATCACAAAAAATTTGAATCTATTAAAGAAAAAGGTAAAAGGGAGACAAGGAGAAAAAAATATTAGCCAAATAaagaataatttaatcaatttgaaTATAACTAGGATATTGTCTGGCATAGGGCTCAATGGTTAGATAAAATTCATATAGATGACCCTAAAGGGTTAGGACAAACATGGCATCTTGATGATAATGATATAAGAAAATGGCATTAGTAAATGGGAAAAAAATCTTTGCTTATATAGAAGAGTAATGCAATAACTTTCTTTATTTGGTTCAGAACATGAAGTGTTAATGCCTTTGGAACCTATAAGTTcatcaaataaactctaatgtCCTATAAGTTAATCAAGTATATCACAGTCACTATCTTTTATACCGGAATTATAAAAGCCGTGAAAAAATAGCATGCTTAATCGAGAATTTGATCAATTCACCAATATTCTCTTCAGAAAATCCATAAACACTTCAATCCTAATTTGCAATTTTACCTCTGAAAAAGTAATCCTTCCATGACATGATATTCCTGCTGCCTTTTGATATTCGAGACTGGATATACACAATGGCATTTGATAAAATGGCTTGCATAGAAAAATGAATCGTATTCATCAACAGTGGAGCTGGAAATTTCCCCAGATCATCACCTAGCAATGTCTTATTGTACCTAAAGCAGCAAACAACGCGATTTCAggggaaaaaaaaatctagtatcaACAGGAATCAGAGTTGACATAAAAAAAAAGCTAGCCACTTACACCGTCAAGCAAGTACTGAATGTGTACCAAACCAGTATATAAAACAGAGTCTTCAGCAAGACTGCAACAGAAATTGGGCTCTTCCTGGATTGCTCCAAAGACTCGAGCTTTGCCGTAGAATCGCTGACGTGCACACCGTTCTCTATATCCAAAGGCACGTATTTATCCCCGTCCCTATTCACAAATCCCGAAAGCATGCTCCTCTGCCGGAATTCGTGAGTTCTCCATTGTCTCTCGTCCTGCGATCCCACTTTATCAGGCCTGCCCTGATGAAGCAACGTCAGTTCGAATTCTTCGGACTCTTTACCCGCTGAGCTGGCCCTAGGGGATCCATCACCTTCCGCGGCGCTTGGCCGCAAGATCCCGTTCTCGTCGCACCACCGCGAGAAAGAGGGTTCCCTTCGTAGCGATGGCTTGAGGTCCTCCTCTTCTTTACCAACCTTATCGACTTTGTCTTCCGAGTGAGCAGCAGCTGATGATGCTTCAACCATCTCGTCATCTCCTTGTCGATTGCTCTGCTGCATCATCAACAAGACTTGCGATTCCCACTCAGGAGTTAATGCCCACTCAGATCTCTGCTCCAAATCAATCTAAAAACGCTTCGAGAAGCAGACTCGGAAACAACAGAATCCTGTCTTTTTCGACGGCGGTTGGATCTTTGGATTGTGCATAGATCGAGGAAGAGGCGTGTTGACGTCGATCACAGCGGCTTGCAGAGGTACCGCACCCCTCTGGGCGGCGCCGAATGGAATGAGAGATTAAAATTAGGAGGGCAGAGTTGGGGCGAGGCCCTTCGCAGGTTGGTAAAGTGGCCGTCGCAGGAATGAATTAAATAAGCAACGTGGCTTGGTGCGCGTGGTAAGTGAAGGAGGTTACTCTACGCTGGCAAAAAGGGATCAGGATTAATACGAAGATAAATCACATGCAATTATTAATATTTAGAATAAtgattaatatataataaaaatatttatcttgACTTTATTGAAATTCAATTTTCAGAGCTTATAAAGAATATTACTCCACGATCTTAACTGAATTGATAAATAACATATTAATTGTTACATGAAATTTTAGGATCAAATTATTTAGATTGACGGGATGCACCTCTCACTTATTTTTCCGATCACCgtaatttaatttctttatgtttATCCTCATATGAACTGACTAAGAGTGAATGTATTAATCTTTTTGTCATAggattagggatgacaatttcaccgaACTCGATGGAAGATCCGACATCCGATCCGAATGGAGAAGGGTATGGAAGGATTATCAATACCCGActcgaatacccgattaaataatatatatacatatattaaaaaaaaaatttctttttccaaaaccaatttactattttttttgatATTAGAAGGAGActgtttaatatattttttttaattatatatatatata
It contains:
- the LOC122028191 gene encoding probable sugar phosphate/phosphate translocator At1g06470, producing the protein MMQQSNRQGDDEMVEASSAAAHSEDKVDKVGKEEEDLKPSLRREPSFSRWCDENGILRPSAAEGDGSPRASSAGKESEEFELTLLHQGRPDKVGSQDERQWRTHEFRQRSMLSGFVNRDGDKYVPLDIENGVHVSDSTAKLESLEQSRKSPISVAVLLKTLFYILVWYTFSTCLTVYNKTLLGDDLGKFPAPLLMNTIHFSMQAILSNAIVYIQSRISKGSRNIMSWKDYFFRVVPTAIGTALDVNLSNESLVFITVTFATMCKSATPIFLLMFAFAFRLEKPNLKLVGIMLIISVGVLLTVTKETKFEFWGFIFVMLSAVMAGFRWCMTQILLQKEAYGLKNPITLMSYVTPVMAIITAVLSLVLDPWDKFKESNYFDSTKHIMRSCLLMLFGGALAFCMVLTEYILVSATSAVTVTVAGIVKEAVTILVAVFYFQDQFTWLKGIGLLTIMVGVSLFNCFKYYKLKKEGTNTSMDRDAKYVILDDSEVQDELEFPSVQATC